In one Camelus ferus isolate YT-003-E chromosome 14, BCGSAC_Cfer_1.0, whole genome shotgun sequence genomic region, the following are encoded:
- the SPRYD7 gene encoding SPRY domain-containing protein 7 — protein MAASVFCCLRCCRDGGTGHIPLKEMPAVQLDTQHMGTDVVIVKNGRRICGTGGCLASAPLHQNKSYFEFKIQSTGIWGIGVATQKVNLNQIPLGRDVHSLVMRNDGALYHNNEEKNRLPANSLPQEGDVVGITYDHVELNVYLNGKNMHCPASGIRGTVYPVVYVDDSAILDCQFSEFYHTPPPGFEKILFEQQIF, from the exons ATGGCCGCCTCTGTGTTCTGCTGCCTGCGGTGCTGCAGAGATGGCGGGACGGGCCACATCCCTCTGAAGGAGATGCCGGCCGTGCAGCTGGACACGCAGCACATGG GAACAGATGTTGTCATtgtaaaaaatggaagaagaataTGTGGAACAGGAGGTTGTTTAGCCAGTGCACCTTTACATCAAAACAAGAGCTACTTTGAATTCAAAATCCAGTCCACAG GAATCTGGGGTATTGGCGTTGCAACCCAGAAGGTTAACTTGAATCAGATCCCTCTTGGCCGAGATGTGCACAGTCTGGTGATGAGAAATGATGGCGCCCTGTACCACAACAACGAGGAGAAAAACAGGCTGCCAGCAAACAGCCTTCCACAGGAGGGAGATGTGGTG GGTATTACTTATGACCATGTAGaattaaatgtatatttgaaTGGAAAAAACATGCATTGTCCAGCATCAGGTATACGAGGGACCGTGTATCCAGTTGTTTATG TTGATGACAGTGCAATTTTGGATTGCCAGTTCAGTGAATTTTATCATACTCCTCCACCGGGTTTTGAAAAGATACTATTTGAACAGCAGATCTTctga